One window of the Salvia splendens isolate huo1 chromosome 1, SspV2, whole genome shotgun sequence genome contains the following:
- the LOC121802778 gene encoding zinc finger protein ZAT12-like — protein MVMKRNREGSDLEDIHTMANCLMLLSGSSSSSSGGGEINRVFECKTCNRQFPSFQALGGHRASHKKPRLAADYREASPPKPKTHECAICGLEFPIGQALGGHMRRHRSETVQKLLPSPELSPSPPIVKKPNSRRVLCLDLNLTPSENKFMFDTHGFRHLSFVQNF, from the coding sequence ATGGTAATGAAGAGAAACAGAGAAGGATCAGATCTCGAAGACATACACACGATGGCCAATTGCTTGATGCTATTATccggcagcagcagcagcagcagcggcggagGAGAAATTAACCGCGTTTTCGAGTGCAAGACATGCAACCGGCAGTTTCCGTCGTTCCAGGCGCTCGGCGGCCACCGCGCGAGCCACAAGAAGCCGAGGCTGGCGGCGGACTACCGAGAGGCGTCGCCGCCGAAGCCGAAGACGCACGAGTGCGCCATCTGCGGCCTGGAGTTCCCGATCGGGCAAGCGCTCGGCGGCCACATGAGGCGCCACAGATCCGAGACCGTTCAGAAACTGTTGCCGTCGCCGGAGCTGTCACCGTCACCTCCAATTGTGAAGAAACCGAATAGCCGGAGAGTTTTGTGTCTGGATTTGAATCTGACGCCCTCGGAAAATAAGTTCATGTTCGACACCCATGGATTCCGTCATTTATCCTTTGTAcagaatttttaa
- the LOC121804556 gene encoding cytochrome P450 78A9-like, translated as MMSTDVHSLWFFTLSSKWQSLSLINIMPLAFLALLSYMIIIWSHPGGQAWRNSKSPPIPGPKGLPIIGSMGLMSGLAHRKIAAAAASTNAKRLMAFSLGQTRAIVTCNPDVAKEILNSSTFSDRPANESAYHLMFNRSIGFAPYGVYWTALRKMAAAHLFCPNQLRKSENQLVRIANQVAAVLAANRGGRVRDVLKLASLNNMMCSVFGREYDVRAVSEEAAELYDLVEDGYSLLGLVNWSDHLPFLADLDLQQIRLRCSRLVPRVNRFVGRIIAQRMADGGGGGGADFLDVLLSLGGPDKLSDSDMIAVLWEMIFRGTDTVAVLMEWILARLVLHPHIQSKVHDELDKFVGGSRAVKESDLTELVYLTAVVKEVLRLHPPGPLLSWSRLSIRDSLVDGYHVPAGTTSIVNMWAIMIDPQIWKDPLTFNPNRFLDPNSSTDFPVFGSDLRIAPFGSGRRSCPGKNLGMTTVNFWVATLLHQFRFESSSESVDLSELLRLSCEMANPLAVTVQPRHCLTTSLY; from the exons ATGATGAGCACAGACGTGCATAGCCTGTGGTTCTTTACTTTATCTTCGAAATGGCAATCTCTGTCTCTCATTAACATCATGCCTCTCGCATTTCTCGCTCTATTATCATACATGATCATCATCTGGTCTCATCCCGGCGGCCAAGCCTGGCGTAATTCAAAATCTCCCCCAATTCCAGGCCCCAAGGGCCTCCCCATCATCGGCAGCATGGGCCTCATGTCCGGCCTCGCCCACCGCAaaatcgccgccgccgccgcttccACAAACGCCAAACGCCTGATGGCCTTCTCCCTCGGGCAGACCCGCGCCATCGTCACCTGCAATCCCGACGTGGCCAAAGAGATCCTCAACAGCTCCACCTTCTCCGATCGCCCCGCTAACGAGTCGGCCTACCACCTCATGTTCAACCGCTCCATCGGCTTCGCCCCCTACGGCGTCTACTGGACGGCGCTCAGGAAGATGGCGGCGGCGCACCTCTTCTGCCCCAACCAACTCCGCAAATCGGAGAACCAGCTCGTCCGGATAGCCAACCAGGTGGCGGCGGTGCTCGCCGCCAACCGAGGCGGTCGAGTGAGGGACGTGCTGAAGCTGGCCTCCCTGAACAACATGATGTGCTCGGTGTTCGGCAGGGAATACGACGTGAGGGCGGTGAGCGAGGAGGCAGCGGAGCTGTATGATTTGGTGGAGGATGGCTACAGTCTTCTCGGCCTCGTCAACTGGTCCGACCACCTTCCTTTCTTGGCTGATCTCGACTTGCAGCAAATCCGCCTCAGGTGCTCTCGCCTCGTGCCAAGGGTGAACCGCTTTGTCGGCCGGATCATTGCCCAGCGGATGGCggatggtggtggtggcggcggtgcTGATTTTCTGGATGTTTTGCTGTCGCTGGGGGGACCTGATAAGTTGTCGGATTCAGACATGATCGCCGTTCTTTGG GAAATGATATTTAGGGGAACAGACACAGTGGCAGTTCTGATGGAATGGATTTTGGCAAGACTAGTATTGCACCCTCATATCCAGTCAAAGGTCCATGATGAGCTAGATAAATTTGTTGGGGGATCACGTGCGGTCAAGGAATCGGATCTAACCGAGCTGGTCTACTTAACGGCGGTGGTCAAGGAGGTCTTAAGGTTGCACCCTCCGGGCCCCCTTCTCTCCTGGTCCCGTCTCTCCATCAGGGACTCCCTCGTTGACGGTTATCACGTTCCTGCAGGGACCACATCCATCGTCAATATGTGGGCCATCATGATAGATCCTCAAATTTGGAAAGACCCTCTAACATTTAACCCGAATCGTTTTCTCGACCCCAATTCCTCTACCGACTTCCCCGTCTTCGGGTCAGACCTCCGAATAGCGCCCTTTGGGTCGGGTCGGAGGTCTTGCCCTGGCAAGAATTTGGGAATGACCACAGTCAACTTTTGGGTGGCTACCCTTTTGCATCAATTTCGATTTGAGTCTTCTAGTGAAAGCGTTGACTTGTCGGAACTGCTGAGACTGTCCTGTGAAATGGCTAATCCTCTCGCGGTCACAGTCCAACCCAGGCACTGTCTTACGACTTCTCTCTATTAG